A DNA window from Helianthus annuus cultivar XRQ/B chromosome 15, HanXRQr2.0-SUNRISE, whole genome shotgun sequence contains the following coding sequences:
- the LOC110914659 gene encoding uncharacterized protein LOC110914659, whose product MADIFVSPDQPALFPMTISLPSITREDYCLFYKKDRTLFTILLVILHREVVQSIHVMGFLLWLEREGYTSKNLVETIVNSLTPDLIDRVANEVVTCLKFLETKSKNLVLEGSSRSYDISLLQCFLDRKCIRLEDLYRDRHLIIDEVSRIANEVSNRAFDDILERFIRCGEPLVVHTPQEVNIGGGVGGFRYVGPVVPFPSYDINKYAGFHHQQQTQMAANEEDAHHHALITLEMYLRKQRNLVLNRLCARAHSPSVVRDSKEEIPQENRTIFLTFSKGYPISEQEVRDYFTRMFGDFIETIFMQPVEADNQPLFARIVARSPSMVSAVVDRDGSDGKSKYYINGKHVWARKYVKRTPSKDANEGVESPQP is encoded by the exons ATGGCTGATATCTTTGTATCACCAGACCAACCTGCACTTTTTCCGATGACGATTTCATTGCCTTCGATCACCCGAGAAGATTACTGTCTCTTTTACAAAAAAGACCGAACTTTGTTCACCATTTTGCTTGTAATTCTCCACCGTGAGGTTGTCCAGTCAATACACgtgatggggtttctgttgtgGCTTGAAAGAGAAGGGTACACCTCAAAGAATCTGGTTGAAACCATCGTGAACTCGTTGACACCCGATTTAATCGATCGGGTTGCAAACGAGGTCGTGACATGCCTCAAGTTCTTGGAAACAAAATCTAAGAACTTGGTGCTTGAAGGAAGCAGTAGAAGCTATGACATATCGCTGCTTCAGTGTTTTCTTGATCGGAAATGTATACGTTTGGAGGATCTTTATCGCGATCGCCATTTGATTATCGATGAGGTGTCACGCATCGCGAATGAGGTTTCCAATAGGGCGTTTGATGACATTTTGGAACGGTTCATTAGGTGTGGTGAGCCTTTGGTGGTTCATACTCCACAAGAGGTTAAcattggtggtggtgttggtggttttCGATATGTTGGCCCGGTTGTCCCGTTCCCGTCATATGATATCAACAAGTATGCTGGATTTCATCATCAGCAGCAGACACAGATGGCTGCTAATGAAGAAGATGCACATCATCACGCTCTAATCACTCTGGAAATGTACCTAAGAAAACAAAGAAACTTGGTTTTGAATCGGTTGTGTGCTCGCGCTCATTCTCCATCGGTTGTACGTGATTCCAAAGAAGAGATACCACAGGAAAACCGGACCATCTTCTTGACGTTTTCGAAAGGGTACCCGATTTCGGAACAAGAAGTTAGAGACTACTTTACTAG AATGTTTGGGGATTTCATAGAGACCATCTTCATGCAACCGGTTGAAGCAGACAACCAACCGCTTTTTGCCCGGATTGTGGCTCGATCTCCATCCATGGTTAGTGCGGTGGTTGATCGAGATGGTTCGGATGGCAAATCAAAATACTATATCAACGGGAAGCACGTTTGGGCTAGGAAATATGTGAAGAGAACACCATCGAAGGATGCTAATGAAGGCGTAGAATCTCCGCAACCTTAG
- the LOC110913034 gene encoding uncharacterized protein LOC110913034, with protein sequence MYMWRTISFDRMGWEKLLTPYRDAIMNHLKENFNFDEVEQDLDAHNMQGGIRHVLMKRYSGRKNDAKKEFLTNGGFDDVERARAYHPKDMPYENWLKTVDHFLDPINIARCEANTIVRQRQQFPNHGGATSYSSTAYKHGLKRLDTYRKTHTDKDGNFVDPVAEQNYVSIHLRKIQLNLECEIMCGESGGSQPPNEAVVFQIVFGDRRGWFRGLGHKPSNMPSNPFGAQPQTPQPLSEEYVSSLFQTPAFVNQLESYLAARGKQATTDDDYDDADLFDKDDEDDDE encoded by the exons ATGTACATGTGGCGGACCATCTCGTTCGATAGAATGGGTTGGGAGAAACTTCTGACTCCTTATAGGGATGCCATCATGAACCACCTAAAG GAGAACTTCAATTTCGATGAAGTTGAACAGGATTTGGACGCTCATAACATGCAAGGCGGCATTAGACATGTGCTTATGAAGCGGTACTCCGGCCGCAAGAACGACGCTAAGAAAGAATTTCTTACTAATGGAGGTTTTGACGATGTCGAAAGAGCAAGGGCATACCACCCCAAGGATATGCCTTATGAAAACTGGCTGAAAACCGTTGATCACTTCTTGGACCCAATTAATATTGCAAGATGTGAGGCAAACACAATAGTCCGCCAACGTCAACAATTCCCAAACCATGGGGGTGCAACGTCATACAGTAGCACCGCCTACAAACAT GGTTTGAAACGTCTTGATACGTACCGCAAAACTCACACCGATAAAGATGGGAATTTTGTTGACCCGGTAGCCGAGCAGAATTATGTAAGTATC catctTCGTAAAATACAACTTAATTTAGAATGCGAGATTATGTGCGGAGAAAGCGGCGGTTCTCAACCGCCGAATGAGGCTGTCGTGTTTCAAATCGTGTTTGGTGATCGACGAGGATGGTTCCGGGGGCTTGGGCATAAACCTTCGAATATGCCATCGAACCCGTTTGGTGCGCAACCTCAAACCCCACAACCCCTTTCGGAG GAATATGTTTCGAGTTTGTTCCAAACTCCGGCATTCGTAAACCAACTTGAATCCTATCTTGCGGCAAGGGGAAAGCAAGCCACAACCGATGATGACTATGACGATGCCGACCTTTTTGACAAGGATGATGAGGACGACGATGAGTAA